The Arachis ipaensis cultivar K30076 chromosome B07, Araip1.1, whole genome shotgun sequence genome includes a window with the following:
- the LOC107609706 gene encoding protein ECERIFERUM 2, which yields MGSLTTNMGEESQPSLTSKISTVVPATPRGNERGTYNLGYMDLLMKLHYVRTVHFFSPQAAQGLSIFDLKKPMFPLLDPYSHISGRIRRSESSGRPFIKCNDAGVRIVESHCDKTLEEWFNQKGYSIHELVHDHVLGPHLAFSPLLFLKFTWFKCGGLCVGLSWSHVLGDAFSAFNFITKWSHALAGHVPPKSLHVNPNNEELQSLPINSIQDSQIPIVKRATILDEEHWIAATDTKIVTHTFYVSYNQLQDSVTSSQESNNTCCFEIVSALLWKCLAQIRSYSEPKDVVICEYHRENYEFPTNIGLEFSTVEASSKVSVSESDVLELARLMGSEKKKVEKHVIVYGTRLTFVNLEEEGNVIYGVKLNGEKPMVANCALHGVGDEGVVLVLPAPQDKEDGGKIGRLVTVSLPEKEVEQLKDKLGSEWGIASHP from the exons ATGGGTTCTTTAACTACCAACATGGGAGAAGAAAGCCAACCATCTCTAACCTCCAAGATCTCAACGGTGGTGCCAGCCACGCCACGTGGCAACGAGCGCGGCACGTACAACCTTGGCTACATGGACCTCCTCATGAAGCTTCACTACGTAAGAACCGTTCATTTCTTTAGCCCTCAAGCAGCACAAGGGCTCTCAATCTTTGACTTGAAGAAACCTATGTTTCCCCTGTTGGATCCGTATTCACACATCTCGGGCCGGATCCGGAGGTCCGAATCGTCCGGGCGACCGTTCATCAAGTGCAACGATGCTGGTGTCCGCATAGTTGAGTCTCATTGTGATAAGACACTTGAGGAATGGTTCAACCAAAAAGGGTACTCCATTCATGAACTTGTCCATGATCACGTGCTTGGTCCTCACCTTGCTTTCTCACCCTTGCTCTTCCTCAAG TTCACTTGGTTCAAATGTGGAGGGCTGTGTGTGGGACTAAGTTGGTCTCATGTCCTTGGAGACGCTTTCTCGGCTTTCAATTTCATCACCAAGTGGAGTCACGCGCTCGCCGGTCACGTGCCACCAAAATCCCTTCACGTAAACCCTAATAATGAAGAGTTACAATCTCTTCCTATTAATTCCATTCAAGATTCACAGATTCCCATCGTGAAAAGGGCCACAATTCTTGACGAAGAACACTGGATCGCCGCAACTGACACCAAAATCGTTACTCACACTTTCTATGTCAGTTACAACCAACTTCAAGATTCAGTCACAAGTAGCCAAGAATCTAACAACACCTGTTGTTTCGAAATCGTTTCGGCATTATTATGGAAGTGTTTGGCTCAGATCAGGAGCTATTCAGAGCCAAAAGATGTTGTAATTTGCGAATATCATAGGGAAAACTACGAGTTCCCTACAAATATTGGCTTGGAATTTAGTACAGTTGAAGCTAGTAGCAAAGTTTCTGTTTCGGAATCTGATGTTTTGGAATTGGCAAGGCTCATGGGCAGTGAGAAAAAGAAGGTTGAGAAGCATGTTATAGTGTATGGAACGAGGTTGACTTTTGTGAACTTGGAAGAAGAAGGTAACGTTATTTATGGGGTGAAGCTTAATGGAGAGAAACCAATGGTTGCCAATTGTGCCCTTCATGGGGTGGGTGATGAAGGGGTAGTTTTGGTACTTCCAGCACCTCAGGATAAGGAAGATGGTGGCAAAATTGGAAGGTTGGTCACAGTTTCTCTGCCAGAAAAAGAAGTTGAACAACTTAAAGATAAATTGGGAAGTGAATGGGGTATAGCATCACATCCTTGA
- the LOC110264565 gene encoding uncharacterized protein LOC110264565: MTRRIGMEGMEKFIQIVASRLMCVGRTTELLGAKQKVAVDRVSDLEKSLKEKDDIIVDVTAKLKEFEEEVVRLRDQVRLLQAEVKENDKTKEQLTSSVHELEEEGMEMFSSSFDRAVSQIAVLAPEFDCDQLDVTKIVIGGKLVVDGTVEDYDKNVPPF; encoded by the exons ATGACTCGTCGTATTGGCATGGAGGGGATGGAAAAGTTCATTCAG ATTGTCGCTTCACGTTTGATGTGTGTAGGTCGCACTACTGAACTGCTCGGGGCCAAACAAAAAGTGGCTGTGGATAGGGTTTCTGACTTAGAGAAATCGTTAAAAGAGAAGGACGACATCATTGTAGATGTTACGGCAAAATTGAAAGAGTTTGAAGAGGAGGTCGTTCGCCTTCGAGACCAAGTCCGGCTTCTGCAGGCAGAGGTGAAAGAGAATGATAAGACTAAGGAGCAGCTGACCTCCAGCGTTCATGAGTTGGAAGAGGAGGGGATGGAGATGTTCTCCTCCAGTTTTGATCGAGCTGTCAGTCAAATTGCTGTGTTAGCCCCCGAGTTTGATTGTGATCAGCTTGATGTAACCAAGATAGTTATTGGCGGGAAGCTGGTTGTGGATGGAACCGTGGAGGACTATGATAAGAACGTTCCTCctttttaa